A single Methylobacterium sp. 17Sr1-1 DNA region contains:
- a CDS encoding helix-turn-helix transcriptional regulator, which translates to MKLAAYMEAQGLDDAAMAARIGPDVSPWAVRKWRYGQRIPRLGMLKRISDVTAGAVTAQDHFDAASSGRAGGETGDAAAGAAA; encoded by the coding sequence ATGAAGCTCGCCGCCTACATGGAAGCCCAGGGCCTGGACGACGCCGCGATGGCGGCGCGCATCGGTCCTGACGTGTCGCCCTGGGCCGTCCGGAAGTGGCGGTACGGGCAGCGTATCCCGCGTCTAGGGATGCTGAAGCGCATCTCGGATGTCACGGCCGGCGCGGTCACCGCGCAGGACCACTTTGATGCCGCCAGCTCTGGTCGGGCTGGCGGTGAGACGGGCGACGCTGCTGCGGGAGCCGCGGCATGA
- a CDS encoding LexA family transcriptional regulator, protein MANNLKALREARGLSQEAAAEKMGTTRNQLAKLESGARRLSNVWIDRAAEVFGVDAGDIVTDKPRRSTSLVDSFDPDEFDPEDHEPRMVEGTMGRDVGDLPRDAILMAEVAVGMGPGGVTHITDLMNADGNTYAAEGVKDWVRLPSTFLVGRFRVQPHRIRCFEAMGDSMEPKIHDGDIVFVDVGHRVPSPPGIYALADALGGVILKRLEISSARGQDPVRVRLISDNPKHSPEDRTLDEIAITGRYLGRLTTE, encoded by the coding sequence GTGGCGAACAACCTCAAAGCACTACGTGAGGCGCGCGGGCTCTCGCAGGAAGCCGCGGCCGAGAAGATGGGAACGACGCGGAACCAGCTCGCGAAGCTGGAGTCCGGAGCGCGAAGGCTTTCGAACGTGTGGATCGACCGCGCGGCCGAGGTCTTCGGAGTGGATGCGGGCGACATCGTCACCGACAAGCCGCGGCGCTCAACCTCGCTCGTCGACAGCTTCGATCCTGACGAGTTCGATCCAGAGGACCACGAGCCCCGCATGGTCGAGGGCACGATGGGGCGCGACGTTGGCGACCTGCCCAGGGACGCGATCCTGATGGCGGAAGTCGCAGTAGGTATGGGCCCCGGCGGGGTTACTCACATCACCGACTTGATGAATGCCGACGGCAACACCTACGCGGCCGAGGGCGTCAAGGATTGGGTGCGCCTGCCGAGCACATTTCTGGTCGGCCGATTTCGAGTTCAGCCGCATCGCATCCGATGCTTCGAGGCCATGGGCGACTCTATGGAGCCAAAGATCCACGACGGCGACATCGTATTTGTGGATGTGGGTCACCGGGTGCCTTCGCCGCCCGGTATCTACGCGCTCGCTGATGCGCTGGGCGGTGTGATCCTGAAACGTCTGGAGATCTCTTCGGCGCGTGGGCAGGACCCTGTCAGGGTTCGCCTGATCTCCGACAACCCAAAGCACTCGCCCGAAGATAGGACGCTTGATGAAATTGCGATTACGGGAAGATACCTGGGCAGATTAACTACTGAATAA
- a CDS encoding transcription termination/antitermination NusG family protein produces MSRRSTALAQAAGEATDAPVLPAAPALHLGDRCRWPRDSRRETAMCQAAGEPNPVRWHAAVTNPGCEVMVRDAMARRGVDTVLPMLRFWRVQNRKRIVAERPLMARVVLFGLDPSTQNVAGIYGLERIVRGASDRWAVLDQGEVQDLRLRILRGEFDATLRVSHPYIEVPPLIRHLVAIGALPYSATCTHSAAKRLGLKFKEVA; encoded by the coding sequence ATGTCTCGTCGTTCGACCGCCCTCGCCCAAGCAGCCGGTGAGGCAACCGATGCCCCGGTGCTGCCGGCGGCGCCGGCCCTGCATCTTGGCGACCGCTGCCGCTGGCCGCGGGACAGCCGCCGCGAGACCGCCATGTGCCAGGCCGCCGGAGAGCCCAACCCGGTGCGCTGGCACGCCGCCGTGACCAATCCCGGGTGCGAGGTCATGGTGCGCGACGCCATGGCCCGCAGAGGCGTGGACACGGTGCTGCCGATGCTCCGGTTCTGGCGGGTGCAGAACCGGAAGCGGATCGTCGCCGAACGACCGCTGATGGCCCGCGTCGTGCTCTTTGGCCTCGACCCCTCAACGCAGAACGTCGCCGGCATCTACGGCCTAGAGCGCATCGTCAGGGGCGCGTCGGACCGCTGGGCGGTGCTGGACCAGGGCGAGGTGCAGGACCTGCGCCTGCGCATCCTGCGGGGCGAATTCGACGCCACGCTGCGCGTCAGCCACCCTTACATCGAGGTGCCCCCGCTGATCCGGCACTTGGTCGCCATCGGAGCGCTGCCGTATTCGGCCACCTGCACCCACAGCGCAGCGAAGCGCTTAGGCTTGAAATTCAAGGAGGTAGCGTGA